One part of the Xylocopa sonorina isolate GNS202 chromosome 10, iyXylSono1_principal, whole genome shotgun sequence genome encodes these proteins:
- the Lamp1 gene encoding lysosome-associated membrane glycoprotein 1 isoform X2, giving the protein MMWKLILFLCFTAVHVLGEGQENILSKNSDVLPVHTTPQNNTENIGLSDQLMKTVSPEPVSISADVDKKKSGSDRASVNQSSIQHSTVVPVSSTVILANNTAPVIFTKDESSDKWIPFPSDSLNSVTIASHGPGKWIVNGKDKICIIVQMFALFNISYVDNQNKTSFKTFDIPVDNSTRTSGNCGTSEQNLTLYWSSKNITNASMTLHFVRNGSESDYSFHHFEIAFPTSNLPNTIPNNTMVLVHEASNYVVGLSNSYRCLRQQKFNLKQNASNETHGYVTISDLQFQAFKTDNSTVFSLAKDCAFDTPDVVPIAVGCALAGLVIIVLIAYLIGRRRSQGHGYLSM; this is encoded by the exons GTGAAGGTCAAGAAAATATTCTATCCAAAAACAGCGACGTCCTTCCTGTTCACACGACACCTCAAAATAACACGGAAAATATTGGTCTAAGTGATCAATTAATGAAAACAGTTTCTCCAGAACCTGTTTCGATTTCTGCGGACGTAGATAAGAAAAAATCAGGATCTGATAGAGCTTCAGTTAATCAAAGTTCCATTCAGCATTCTACGGTTGTCCCAGTTTCTTCTACGGTTATATTAGCTAACAATACAGCACCCGTAATTTTTACAAAAGATGAATCTAGCGACAAATGGATTCCATTTCCATCTGACTCACTAAACTCGGTAACGATAGCTTCTCATGGTCCTGGCAAATGGATAGTCAACGGAAAAGACAAGATCTGTATTATAGTACAGATGTTCGCACTGTTCAATATTTCTTACGTCGATAACCAAAACAAG ACGTCTTTCAAGACATTTGATATACCAGTGGATAATTCAACTAGAACAAGCGGTAATTGTGGCACCTCGGAACAAAATTTAACATTATATTGGTCCTCTAAAAATATAACTAATGCCAGCATGACACTGCACTTTGTGAGAAATGGAAGCGAAAGTGACTACTCTTTTCATCATTTCGAGATTGCATTCCCAACATCAAATTTACCGAACACCATACCAA ATAATACGATGGTCCTGGTGCACGAAGCGTCTAATTATGTGGTTGGTCTATCAAATTCCTACAGATGTTTGAGGCAGCAAAAGTTTAATTTAAAACAAAATGCCAGTAACGAGACGCACGGCTATGTAACTATATCGGATCTTCAATTTCAAGCATTCAAAACTGACAATTCTACCGTTTTTAGTTTAG CTAAGGATTGCGCTTTTGACACACCGGATGTTGTACCAATAGCAGTCGGCTGTGCACTTGCAGGATTAGTGATTATAGTTTTGATCGCATATCTAATTGGTCGCCGACGAAGTCAAGGTCATGGTTATCTTAGCATGTAA
- the Mei-w68 gene encoding meiotic W68 produces MSRKQLITRMENITLIVIQQICSGRLPQISYCLSQNFISFDAELREEDHFELQFSKELVPDRIINETVINFANKKSKDKFALMMTVMATSHRLLITNTTITRRSLYYDLKNDKAWNLAPEQRHLDKAVTHVANLLSCAPWELNLLATSKGLVAGELMLTLINDRVIDCTIPGGVLIPYIASNVTSICARAKMILIVEKDAIFQKLLEDDCTSSLNCILVTGKGYPDVATRMLVKLLSEKLELPIYIIVDADPYGVDIMCVYRFGSSALSEEKESLACPNVRWLGVHPSELIALGVNTISLTEFDLSKLVALKKRTYMTDAIINELEIMKNGKAEIENVSSFSGKFLIDTYLPCKLKGDNYI; encoded by the exons ATGTCTAGAAAACAATTAATAACTCGTATGGAGAACATAACTTTAATCGTAATTCAACAAATATGTTCCGGCCGCCTACCACAAATTTCATACTGTTTATCacaaaattttatttcatttgacGCCGAATTAAGGGAAGAAGATCACTTTGAATTACAATTTAGTAAAGAATTAGTACCCGATCGGATCATAAATGAAACTGTGATCAATTTCGCAAACAAAAAAAGCAAAGACAAGTTTGCTTTAATGATGACTGTGATGGCCACGTCTCATCGTTTATTAATTACAAACACTACTATCACAAGACGCTCCCTTTATTACGACTTGAAAAATGACAAGGCCTGGAATTTAGCACCAGAACAGAGACATCTAGATAAAGCAGTCACCCATGTTGCTAATTTACTGAGTTGCGCGCCATGGGAACTTA ATTTGTTGGCGACATCTAAAGGATTAGTGGCTGGTGAACTGATGCTTACGCTGATTAACGATCGCGTCATCGATTGTACAATTCCAGGGGGTGTTCTTATTCCTTACATTGCGTCAAACGTAACTTCCATTTGCGCTAGAGCCAAAATGATATTGATTGTCGAGAAGGATGCCATCTTTCAGAAATTATTAGAAGACGATTGCACGTCTTCCTTGAATTGCATTTTAGTCACAGGGAAAGGATATCCAGATGTGGCTACGAGGATGCTAGTTAAACTTTTGTCCGAGAAGTTGGagcttccaatttatataatcGTCGACGCAGACCCGTACGGAGTGGACATCATGTGTGTTTATCG TTTCGGCTCAAGTGCATTATCTGAAGAGAAGGAAAGCTTAGCCTGTCCGAACGTACGTTGGTTGGGAGTACATCCGTCAGAATTGATTGCTCTAGGAGTGAATACCATTTCCTTGACGGAATTTGATTTATCGAAATTAGTGGCTCTCAAGAAGAGAACTTATATGACCGATGCAATTATCAACGAACTCGAAATCATGAAGAACGGCAAGGCAGAAATAGAGAACGTATCTTCCTTTTCAGGAAAATTTCTAATCGATACCTATTTACCTTGCAAACTCAAAGGAGACAATTACATCTAA